The Euphorbia lathyris chromosome 3, ddEupLath1.1, whole genome shotgun sequence genome contains a region encoding:
- the LOC136222143 gene encoding peroxisomal ATPase PEX1 isoform X2 has product MEFEVRHVGGIENCFVSLPLHLIQTLESTRPGGFIPQVLTLQLRSPTTNHQWVVAWSGGTSSSSAIEVAGQFADCISLPDHTNVQVKAAPNVTSATLVTIEPSSEDDWEVLELNAEQAEAAMLQQVRIVQETMRFPLWLHGHTIITFLVVSTFPKNAVVQLVPGTEVAVAPKRRKTDLKKQDALVQSSNKGLNIAKALLRLQDSDKRLIHKSEVKGIELDVALTSVAHIHPETAKQFSLDSLQLVTIVPRLSSKEPTRTPDSDILRSRSSSNLKEPNKDVPSDKKRSCQAVVHILLSESVAKGHLMIARSLRLYLRASLHSWVYLKIFTANSREDTAPLSLSPCYFKMLGQDKAIEKNGLEVIDRHRVQKPGSESTGTYMGTVDWTIPERFAASFSNNFPSEEDQDTSIQSGIKKGLRGLLQAWFLAQFNAIASAAGSEINSLIFGKETIIHFEVKGLDIETDRNVEEPASSNSYALLQNRKGTAGASLECFFLLTINEESVHDSDVNSYKLAFDERVKENLGELELFRKLKFGDPVSLYAYKEKSSGKNFTGNLISLSWMETAATDIIGRMMALLSPASGMLFSTYNFPIPGHVLICGPHGSGKTVLAKAVAKSLEESEDLLAHVVFVGCSGLALEKASTMRQTISSCISEALDHAPSLVIFDDLDSIISSSSDSEGSQPSTSVVALTKFLTDVMDEYGEKRKSSCGIGPIAFLACVQALENIPKSLSSSGRFDFHVQLPAPAASERQAILRHEIKRRSLQCSDDILLDVASKCDGYDAYDLEILVDRTVHAAIGRFLPSNYSSGEHASPTLVRDDFSRAMHEFLPVAMRDITRSAPEGGRSGWDDVGGLQDIRNAIKEDIKTKLSKMYSCELTIEVGYLDGRRLGFMMIELPSKFPNIFAKAPLRLRSNVLLYGPPGCGKTHIVGAAAAACSLRFISVKGPELLNKYIGASEQAVRDIFSKAAAAAPCLLFFDEFDSIAPKRGHDNTGVTDRVVNQFLTELDGVEVLTGVFVFAATSRPDLLDAALLRPGRLDRMLFCDFPSPKERLDILSVLSGKLPLANDVDLDAIAYMTEGFSGADLQALLSDAQLAAVHEHLSSESREIGRMPVISDALLKSVASKARPSISESEKQRLYSIYSQFLDSKKSAAAQSRDAKGKRATLA; this is encoded by the exons ATGGAGTTTGAAGTGAGGCATGTGGGTGGAATTGAGAATTGCTTCGTTTCTCTCCCTTTGCACCTAATCCAAACCCTCGAATCTACCCGTCCCGGTGGTTTCATCCCTCAAGTTCTCACCCTCCAGTTGCGCTCTCCAACCACCAATCATCAATGGGTCGTTGCTTGGTCTGGCGGTACATCCTCTTCTTCGGCTATTGAG GTTGCTGGACAATTTGCGGATTGCATTTCTTTGCCGGATCATACAAATGTTCAAGTCAAAGCTGCTCCTAATGTGACAAGTGCTACGTTAGTAACTATAGAGCCCAGCAGTGAGGATGATTGGGAAGTTTTGGAACTTAATGCAGAGCAAGCTGAAGCAGCCATGTTACAGCAG GTTAGAATTGTTCAGGAAACTATGAGATTTCCTCTGTGGCTGCATGGCCACACCATCATCACGTTCCTTGTGGTTTCAACTTTTCCCAAGAATGCGGTGG TTCAACTTGTGCCAGGAACTGAAGTTGCAGTAGCACCAAAGAGACGCAAAACGGATTTAAAAAAACAAGATGCCTTGGTGCAGTCATCTAATAAAGGGTTAAATATTGCAAAGGCACTATTACGCCTTCAAGATTCAGATAAAAGATTAATTCACAAAAGTGAGGTCAAAGGTATTGAGTTGGATGTTGCGCTCACTTCTGTCGCTCATATTCACCCTGAAACTGCCAAACAGTTTTCATTGGACTCCCTTCAGTTGGTTACTATTGTGCCTCGATTATCATCAAAAGAGCCAACAAGGACACCTGATAGCGATATCTTGAGATCGAGAAGCTCTTCTAATCTTAAGGAACCTAACAAAGATGTTCCGAGTGATAAGAAACGATCTTGCCAAGCGGTAGTTCATATTTTGCTCTCTGAGTCAGTGGCTAAAGGACACCTGATGATAGCTCGGTCTCTACGTCTGTATCTGAGAGCAAGCCTGCACTCAT GGGTTTATTTAAAGATATTCACTGCAAATTCAAGGGAAGATACTGCCCCACTATCACTTTCCCCCTGCTACTTTAAGATGCTTGGACAGGATAAGGCTATTGAGAAAAATGGCCTAGAAGTGATTGATAGGCATAGAGTTCAAAAGCCAGGATCAGAATCCACAGGCACCTATATGGGCACTGTAGATTGGACAATCCCTGAGAGATTTGCTGCCAGCTTTTCAAACAACTTTCCTAGTGAAGAGGATCAAGATACCAGTATTCAGTCTGGCATTAAAAAAGGATTAAGAGGACTTCTTCAAGCTTGGTTTCTTGCACAATTTAATGCCATTGCTTCAGCTGCTGGATCCgaaattaattcattaatttttggAAAAGAAACTATTATTCACTTTGAGGTGAAAGGACTTGACATTGAGACTGATAGGAATGTTGAAGAGCCAGCAAGTTCCAACTCATATGCATTGCTCCAGAACAGAAAAGGCACTGCTGGTGCGTCGCTTGAGTGCTTCTTTTTATTGACTATTAATGAAGAATCTGTGCATGACAGCGATGTTAACTCATACAAGCTTGCCTTTGATGAAAGGGTAAAGGAGAATTTAGGTGAATTGGAGTTGTTTAGAAAACTGAAGTTTGGTGACCCTGTGTCCTTGTATGCCTACAAGGAGAAAAGCTCTGGCAAGAACTTTACTGGAAATCTAATATCTTTGAGCTGGATGGAGACTGCTGCTACTGATATAATTGGCA GAATGATGGCGTTGTTGTCTCCCGCTTCTGGGATGTTATTCAGTACATACAATTTTCCTATCCCTGGACATGTTCTGATTTGTGGACCTCAT GGTTCTGGGAAGACTGTTTTAGCAAAAGCAGTTGCAAAATCTCTTGAAGAATCTGAAGACCTCTTAGCACATGT GGTGTTTGTAGGATGCTCTGGACTTGCTCTTGAAAAAGCCTCAACCATGCGTCAAACAATTTCTTcttgcatatctgaagctttgGATCATGCGCCTTCTCTTGTCATCTTTGATGATCTTGACAGCATCATCTCATCCTCTTCTGATTCAGAAGGATCTCAACCTTCAACCTCTGTTGTTGCCCTTACAAAATTTCTCACGGACGTTATggatgaatatggg GAAAAGAGGAAGAGCTCATGTGGTATTGGCCCAATTGCTTTTCTAGCTTGTGTGCAGGCGCTTGAGAATATTCCAAAGTCATTAAGCTCTTCAG GACGGTTTGACTTTCATGTGCAACTGCCTGCTCCAGCAGCCTCAGAACGCCAGGCTATACTAAGACATGAAATCAAAAGGCGATCCCTTCAATGTTCTGATGACATCTTGCTAGATGTTGCTTCCAAATGCGACGGTTATGATGCATATGATCTG GAAATATTGGTTGATAGAACGGTTCATGCTGCGATTGGCCGCTTCTTGCCTTCTAATTATAGTTCTGGAGAGCATGCTTCACCCACTTTGGTTAGGGATGATTTTTCTCGGGCGATGCACGAGTTCCTTCCTGTTGCCATGCGTGACATTACTAGATCTGCTCCTGAAGGTGGTCGCTCTGGGTGGGATGATGTTGGAGGCCTTCAGGATATAAGAAATGCTATTAAAGAG GATATAAAGACGAAACTTTCAAAGATGTACAGCTGTGAACTTACGATTGAAGTGGGGTATTTAGATGGGAGGAGATTGGGCTTCATG ATGATTGAATTGCCCTCAAAGTTCCCAAATATTTTTGCAAAAGCTCCTTTAAGGTTACGCTCTAATGTTTTGTTATATGGTCCTCCTGGTTGTGGCAAGACTCACATCGTTGGTGCTGCTGCGGCTGCTTGTTCACTGCGATTTATATCAGTAAAAGGACCTGAGCTGTTAAACAAATATATTGGTGCTTCTGAGCAAGCT GTTCGTGATATTTTCTCAAAAGCAGCTGCAGCAGCTCCATGCTTGCttttttttgatgaatttgATTCGATTGCTCCAAAAAGAGGTCATGACAATACTGGAGTAACTGATCGTGTTGTTAATCAG tttctcaCTGAATTAGATGGTGTTGAAGTGTTAACTGgtgtttttgtatttgctgCAACAAG TAGACCAGATCTACTTGATGCTGCATTGCTGCGACCTGGTCGGTTAGATCGAATGCTTTTCTGTGATTTTCCATCTCCAAAGGAGAGGTTGGACATCCTTTCTGTTCTTTCTGGAAAG CTGCCACTGGCGAACGATGTTGATCTAGATGCCATAGCTTATATGACAGAAGGGTTTAGTGGAGCTGACCTACAAGCTCTCCTGTCGGATGCACAACTTGCAGCAGTTCATGAACATCTGAGTTCAGAGAGTCGTGAAATTGGGAGAATGCCAGTCATATCTGATGCTTTGTTGAAGTCTGTTGCATCAAAAGCAAGACCATCCATTTCTGAATCTGAAAAGCAGAGGCTATACAGTATTTATAGCCAGTTCTTGGATTCAAAGAAATCTGCTGCTGCCCAG TCAAGGGATGCTAAAGGCAAGAGAGCTACTCTAGCATGA
- the LOC136222143 gene encoding peroxisomal ATPase PEX1 isoform X4, with translation MEFEVRHVGGIENCFVSLPLHLIQTLESTRPGGFIPQVLTLQLRSPTTNHQWVVAWSGGTSSSSAIEVAGQFADCISLPDHTNVQVKAAPNVTSATLVTIEPSSEDDWEVLELNAEQAEAAMLQQVRIVQETMRFPLWLHGHTIITFLVVSTFPKNAVVQLVPGTEVAVAPKRRKTDLKKQDALVQSSNKGLNIAKALLRLQDSDKRLIHKSEVKGIELDVALTSVAHIHPETAKQFSLDSLQLVTIVPRLSSKEPTRTPDSDILRSRSSSNLKEPNKDVPSDKKRSCQAVVHILLSESVAKGHLMIARSLRLYLRASLHSWVYLKIFTANSREDTAPLSLSPCYFKMLGQDKAIEKNGLEVIDRHRVQKPGSESTGTYMGTVDWTIPERFAASFSNNFPSEEDQDTSIQSGIKKGLRGLLQAWFLAQFNAIASAAGSEINSLIFGKETIIHFEVKGLDIETDRNVEEPASSNSYALLQNRKGTAGASLECFFLLTINEESVHDSDVNSYKLAFDERVKENLGELELFRKLKFGDPVSLYAYKEKSSGKNFTGNLISLSWMETAATDIIGRMMALLSPASGMLFSTYNFPIPGHVLICGPHGSGKTVLAKAVAKSLEESEDLLAHVVFVGCSGLALEKASTMRQTISSCISEALDHAPSLVIFDDLDSIISSSSDSEGSQPSTSVVALTKFLTDVMDEYGEKRKSSCGIGPIAFLACVQALENIPKSLSSSGRFDFHVQLPAPAASERQAILRHEIKRRSLQCSDDILLDVASKCDGYDAYDLEILVDRTVHAAIGRFLPSNYSSGEHASPTLVRDDFSRAMHEFLPVAMRDITRSAPEGGRSGWDDVGGLQDIRNAIKEMIELPSKFPNIFAKAPLRLRSNVLLYGPPGCGKTHIVGAAAAACSLRFISVKGPELLNKYIGASEQAVRDIFSKAAAAAPCLLFFDEFDSIAPKRGHDNTGVTDRVVNQFLTELDGVEVLTGVFVFAATSRPDLLDAALLRPGRLDRMLFCDFPSPKERLDILSVLSGKLPLANDVDLDAIAYMTEGFSGADLQALLSDAQLAAVHEHLSSESREIGRMPVISDALLKSVASKARPSISESEKQRLYSIYSQFLDSKKSAAAQSRDAKGKRATLA, from the exons ATGGAGTTTGAAGTGAGGCATGTGGGTGGAATTGAGAATTGCTTCGTTTCTCTCCCTTTGCACCTAATCCAAACCCTCGAATCTACCCGTCCCGGTGGTTTCATCCCTCAAGTTCTCACCCTCCAGTTGCGCTCTCCAACCACCAATCATCAATGGGTCGTTGCTTGGTCTGGCGGTACATCCTCTTCTTCGGCTATTGAG GTTGCTGGACAATTTGCGGATTGCATTTCTTTGCCGGATCATACAAATGTTCAAGTCAAAGCTGCTCCTAATGTGACAAGTGCTACGTTAGTAACTATAGAGCCCAGCAGTGAGGATGATTGGGAAGTTTTGGAACTTAATGCAGAGCAAGCTGAAGCAGCCATGTTACAGCAG GTTAGAATTGTTCAGGAAACTATGAGATTTCCTCTGTGGCTGCATGGCCACACCATCATCACGTTCCTTGTGGTTTCAACTTTTCCCAAGAATGCGGTGG TTCAACTTGTGCCAGGAACTGAAGTTGCAGTAGCACCAAAGAGACGCAAAACGGATTTAAAAAAACAAGATGCCTTGGTGCAGTCATCTAATAAAGGGTTAAATATTGCAAAGGCACTATTACGCCTTCAAGATTCAGATAAAAGATTAATTCACAAAAGTGAGGTCAAAGGTATTGAGTTGGATGTTGCGCTCACTTCTGTCGCTCATATTCACCCTGAAACTGCCAAACAGTTTTCATTGGACTCCCTTCAGTTGGTTACTATTGTGCCTCGATTATCATCAAAAGAGCCAACAAGGACACCTGATAGCGATATCTTGAGATCGAGAAGCTCTTCTAATCTTAAGGAACCTAACAAAGATGTTCCGAGTGATAAGAAACGATCTTGCCAAGCGGTAGTTCATATTTTGCTCTCTGAGTCAGTGGCTAAAGGACACCTGATGATAGCTCGGTCTCTACGTCTGTATCTGAGAGCAAGCCTGCACTCAT GGGTTTATTTAAAGATATTCACTGCAAATTCAAGGGAAGATACTGCCCCACTATCACTTTCCCCCTGCTACTTTAAGATGCTTGGACAGGATAAGGCTATTGAGAAAAATGGCCTAGAAGTGATTGATAGGCATAGAGTTCAAAAGCCAGGATCAGAATCCACAGGCACCTATATGGGCACTGTAGATTGGACAATCCCTGAGAGATTTGCTGCCAGCTTTTCAAACAACTTTCCTAGTGAAGAGGATCAAGATACCAGTATTCAGTCTGGCATTAAAAAAGGATTAAGAGGACTTCTTCAAGCTTGGTTTCTTGCACAATTTAATGCCATTGCTTCAGCTGCTGGATCCgaaattaattcattaatttttggAAAAGAAACTATTATTCACTTTGAGGTGAAAGGACTTGACATTGAGACTGATAGGAATGTTGAAGAGCCAGCAAGTTCCAACTCATATGCATTGCTCCAGAACAGAAAAGGCACTGCTGGTGCGTCGCTTGAGTGCTTCTTTTTATTGACTATTAATGAAGAATCTGTGCATGACAGCGATGTTAACTCATACAAGCTTGCCTTTGATGAAAGGGTAAAGGAGAATTTAGGTGAATTGGAGTTGTTTAGAAAACTGAAGTTTGGTGACCCTGTGTCCTTGTATGCCTACAAGGAGAAAAGCTCTGGCAAGAACTTTACTGGAAATCTAATATCTTTGAGCTGGATGGAGACTGCTGCTACTGATATAATTGGCA GAATGATGGCGTTGTTGTCTCCCGCTTCTGGGATGTTATTCAGTACATACAATTTTCCTATCCCTGGACATGTTCTGATTTGTGGACCTCAT GGTTCTGGGAAGACTGTTTTAGCAAAAGCAGTTGCAAAATCTCTTGAAGAATCTGAAGACCTCTTAGCACATGT GGTGTTTGTAGGATGCTCTGGACTTGCTCTTGAAAAAGCCTCAACCATGCGTCAAACAATTTCTTcttgcatatctgaagctttgGATCATGCGCCTTCTCTTGTCATCTTTGATGATCTTGACAGCATCATCTCATCCTCTTCTGATTCAGAAGGATCTCAACCTTCAACCTCTGTTGTTGCCCTTACAAAATTTCTCACGGACGTTATggatgaatatggg GAAAAGAGGAAGAGCTCATGTGGTATTGGCCCAATTGCTTTTCTAGCTTGTGTGCAGGCGCTTGAGAATATTCCAAAGTCATTAAGCTCTTCAG GACGGTTTGACTTTCATGTGCAACTGCCTGCTCCAGCAGCCTCAGAACGCCAGGCTATACTAAGACATGAAATCAAAAGGCGATCCCTTCAATGTTCTGATGACATCTTGCTAGATGTTGCTTCCAAATGCGACGGTTATGATGCATATGATCTG GAAATATTGGTTGATAGAACGGTTCATGCTGCGATTGGCCGCTTCTTGCCTTCTAATTATAGTTCTGGAGAGCATGCTTCACCCACTTTGGTTAGGGATGATTTTTCTCGGGCGATGCACGAGTTCCTTCCTGTTGCCATGCGTGACATTACTAGATCTGCTCCTGAAGGTGGTCGCTCTGGGTGGGATGATGTTGGAGGCCTTCAGGATATAAGAAATGCTATTAAAGAG ATGATTGAATTGCCCTCAAAGTTCCCAAATATTTTTGCAAAAGCTCCTTTAAGGTTACGCTCTAATGTTTTGTTATATGGTCCTCCTGGTTGTGGCAAGACTCACATCGTTGGTGCTGCTGCGGCTGCTTGTTCACTGCGATTTATATCAGTAAAAGGACCTGAGCTGTTAAACAAATATATTGGTGCTTCTGAGCAAGCT GTTCGTGATATTTTCTCAAAAGCAGCTGCAGCAGCTCCATGCTTGCttttttttgatgaatttgATTCGATTGCTCCAAAAAGAGGTCATGACAATACTGGAGTAACTGATCGTGTTGTTAATCAG tttctcaCTGAATTAGATGGTGTTGAAGTGTTAACTGgtgtttttgtatttgctgCAACAAG TAGACCAGATCTACTTGATGCTGCATTGCTGCGACCTGGTCGGTTAGATCGAATGCTTTTCTGTGATTTTCCATCTCCAAAGGAGAGGTTGGACATCCTTTCTGTTCTTTCTGGAAAG CTGCCACTGGCGAACGATGTTGATCTAGATGCCATAGCTTATATGACAGAAGGGTTTAGTGGAGCTGACCTACAAGCTCTCCTGTCGGATGCACAACTTGCAGCAGTTCATGAACATCTGAGTTCAGAGAGTCGTGAAATTGGGAGAATGCCAGTCATATCTGATGCTTTGTTGAAGTCTGTTGCATCAAAAGCAAGACCATCCATTTCTGAATCTGAAAAGCAGAGGCTATACAGTATTTATAGCCAGTTCTTGGATTCAAAGAAATCTGCTGCTGCCCAG TCAAGGGATGCTAAAGGCAAGAGAGCTACTCTAGCATGA
- the LOC136222143 gene encoding peroxisomal ATPase PEX1 isoform X1: protein MEFEVRHVGGIENCFVSLPLHLIQTLESTRPGGFIPQVLTLQLRSPTTNHQWVVAWSGGTSSSSAIEVAGQFADCISLPDHTNVQVKAAPNVTSATLVTIEPSSEDDWEVLELNAEQAEAAMLQQVRIVQETMRFPLWLHGHTIITFLVVSTFPKNAVVQLVPGTEVAVAPKRRKTDLKKQDALVQSSNKGLNIAKALLRLQDSDKRLIHKSEVKGIELDVALTSVAHIHPETAKQFSLDSLQLVTIVPRLSSKEPTRTPDSDILRSRSSSNLKEPNKDVPSDKKRSCQAVVHILLSESVAKGHLMIARSLRLYLRASLHSSTILTAGVYLKIFTANSREDTAPLSLSPCYFKMLGQDKAIEKNGLEVIDRHRVQKPGSESTGTYMGTVDWTIPERFAASFSNNFPSEEDQDTSIQSGIKKGLRGLLQAWFLAQFNAIASAAGSEINSLIFGKETIIHFEVKGLDIETDRNVEEPASSNSYALLQNRKGTAGASLECFFLLTINEESVHDSDVNSYKLAFDERVKENLGELELFRKLKFGDPVSLYAYKEKSSGKNFTGNLISLSWMETAATDIIGRMMALLSPASGMLFSTYNFPIPGHVLICGPHGSGKTVLAKAVAKSLEESEDLLAHVVFVGCSGLALEKASTMRQTISSCISEALDHAPSLVIFDDLDSIISSSSDSEGSQPSTSVVALTKFLTDVMDEYGEKRKSSCGIGPIAFLACVQALENIPKSLSSSGRFDFHVQLPAPAASERQAILRHEIKRRSLQCSDDILLDVASKCDGYDAYDLEILVDRTVHAAIGRFLPSNYSSGEHASPTLVRDDFSRAMHEFLPVAMRDITRSAPEGGRSGWDDVGGLQDIRNAIKEDIKTKLSKMYSCELTIEVGYLDGRRLGFMMIELPSKFPNIFAKAPLRLRSNVLLYGPPGCGKTHIVGAAAAACSLRFISVKGPELLNKYIGASEQAVRDIFSKAAAAAPCLLFFDEFDSIAPKRGHDNTGVTDRVVNQFLTELDGVEVLTGVFVFAATSRPDLLDAALLRPGRLDRMLFCDFPSPKERLDILSVLSGKLPLANDVDLDAIAYMTEGFSGADLQALLSDAQLAAVHEHLSSESREIGRMPVISDALLKSVASKARPSISESEKQRLYSIYSQFLDSKKSAAAQSRDAKGKRATLA from the exons ATGGAGTTTGAAGTGAGGCATGTGGGTGGAATTGAGAATTGCTTCGTTTCTCTCCCTTTGCACCTAATCCAAACCCTCGAATCTACCCGTCCCGGTGGTTTCATCCCTCAAGTTCTCACCCTCCAGTTGCGCTCTCCAACCACCAATCATCAATGGGTCGTTGCTTGGTCTGGCGGTACATCCTCTTCTTCGGCTATTGAG GTTGCTGGACAATTTGCGGATTGCATTTCTTTGCCGGATCATACAAATGTTCAAGTCAAAGCTGCTCCTAATGTGACAAGTGCTACGTTAGTAACTATAGAGCCCAGCAGTGAGGATGATTGGGAAGTTTTGGAACTTAATGCAGAGCAAGCTGAAGCAGCCATGTTACAGCAG GTTAGAATTGTTCAGGAAACTATGAGATTTCCTCTGTGGCTGCATGGCCACACCATCATCACGTTCCTTGTGGTTTCAACTTTTCCCAAGAATGCGGTGG TTCAACTTGTGCCAGGAACTGAAGTTGCAGTAGCACCAAAGAGACGCAAAACGGATTTAAAAAAACAAGATGCCTTGGTGCAGTCATCTAATAAAGGGTTAAATATTGCAAAGGCACTATTACGCCTTCAAGATTCAGATAAAAGATTAATTCACAAAAGTGAGGTCAAAGGTATTGAGTTGGATGTTGCGCTCACTTCTGTCGCTCATATTCACCCTGAAACTGCCAAACAGTTTTCATTGGACTCCCTTCAGTTGGTTACTATTGTGCCTCGATTATCATCAAAAGAGCCAACAAGGACACCTGATAGCGATATCTTGAGATCGAGAAGCTCTTCTAATCTTAAGGAACCTAACAAAGATGTTCCGAGTGATAAGAAACGATCTTGCCAAGCGGTAGTTCATATTTTGCTCTCTGAGTCAGTGGCTAAAGGACACCTGATGATAGCTCGGTCTCTACGTCTGTATCTGAGAGCAAGCCTGCACTCAT CCACTATTTTGACTGCAGGGGTTTATTTAAAGATATTCACTGCAAATTCAAGGGAAGATACTGCCCCACTATCACTTTCCCCCTGCTACTTTAAGATGCTTGGACAGGATAAGGCTATTGAGAAAAATGGCCTAGAAGTGATTGATAGGCATAGAGTTCAAAAGCCAGGATCAGAATCCACAGGCACCTATATGGGCACTGTAGATTGGACAATCCCTGAGAGATTTGCTGCCAGCTTTTCAAACAACTTTCCTAGTGAAGAGGATCAAGATACCAGTATTCAGTCTGGCATTAAAAAAGGATTAAGAGGACTTCTTCAAGCTTGGTTTCTTGCACAATTTAATGCCATTGCTTCAGCTGCTGGATCCgaaattaattcattaatttttggAAAAGAAACTATTATTCACTTTGAGGTGAAAGGACTTGACATTGAGACTGATAGGAATGTTGAAGAGCCAGCAAGTTCCAACTCATATGCATTGCTCCAGAACAGAAAAGGCACTGCTGGTGCGTCGCTTGAGTGCTTCTTTTTATTGACTATTAATGAAGAATCTGTGCATGACAGCGATGTTAACTCATACAAGCTTGCCTTTGATGAAAGGGTAAAGGAGAATTTAGGTGAATTGGAGTTGTTTAGAAAACTGAAGTTTGGTGACCCTGTGTCCTTGTATGCCTACAAGGAGAAAAGCTCTGGCAAGAACTTTACTGGAAATCTAATATCTTTGAGCTGGATGGAGACTGCTGCTACTGATATAATTGGCA GAATGATGGCGTTGTTGTCTCCCGCTTCTGGGATGTTATTCAGTACATACAATTTTCCTATCCCTGGACATGTTCTGATTTGTGGACCTCAT GGTTCTGGGAAGACTGTTTTAGCAAAAGCAGTTGCAAAATCTCTTGAAGAATCTGAAGACCTCTTAGCACATGT GGTGTTTGTAGGATGCTCTGGACTTGCTCTTGAAAAAGCCTCAACCATGCGTCAAACAATTTCTTcttgcatatctgaagctttgGATCATGCGCCTTCTCTTGTCATCTTTGATGATCTTGACAGCATCATCTCATCCTCTTCTGATTCAGAAGGATCTCAACCTTCAACCTCTGTTGTTGCCCTTACAAAATTTCTCACGGACGTTATggatgaatatggg GAAAAGAGGAAGAGCTCATGTGGTATTGGCCCAATTGCTTTTCTAGCTTGTGTGCAGGCGCTTGAGAATATTCCAAAGTCATTAAGCTCTTCAG GACGGTTTGACTTTCATGTGCAACTGCCTGCTCCAGCAGCCTCAGAACGCCAGGCTATACTAAGACATGAAATCAAAAGGCGATCCCTTCAATGTTCTGATGACATCTTGCTAGATGTTGCTTCCAAATGCGACGGTTATGATGCATATGATCTG GAAATATTGGTTGATAGAACGGTTCATGCTGCGATTGGCCGCTTCTTGCCTTCTAATTATAGTTCTGGAGAGCATGCTTCACCCACTTTGGTTAGGGATGATTTTTCTCGGGCGATGCACGAGTTCCTTCCTGTTGCCATGCGTGACATTACTAGATCTGCTCCTGAAGGTGGTCGCTCTGGGTGGGATGATGTTGGAGGCCTTCAGGATATAAGAAATGCTATTAAAGAG GATATAAAGACGAAACTTTCAAAGATGTACAGCTGTGAACTTACGATTGAAGTGGGGTATTTAGATGGGAGGAGATTGGGCTTCATG ATGATTGAATTGCCCTCAAAGTTCCCAAATATTTTTGCAAAAGCTCCTTTAAGGTTACGCTCTAATGTTTTGTTATATGGTCCTCCTGGTTGTGGCAAGACTCACATCGTTGGTGCTGCTGCGGCTGCTTGTTCACTGCGATTTATATCAGTAAAAGGACCTGAGCTGTTAAACAAATATATTGGTGCTTCTGAGCAAGCT GTTCGTGATATTTTCTCAAAAGCAGCTGCAGCAGCTCCATGCTTGCttttttttgatgaatttgATTCGATTGCTCCAAAAAGAGGTCATGACAATACTGGAGTAACTGATCGTGTTGTTAATCAG tttctcaCTGAATTAGATGGTGTTGAAGTGTTAACTGgtgtttttgtatttgctgCAACAAG TAGACCAGATCTACTTGATGCTGCATTGCTGCGACCTGGTCGGTTAGATCGAATGCTTTTCTGTGATTTTCCATCTCCAAAGGAGAGGTTGGACATCCTTTCTGTTCTTTCTGGAAAG CTGCCACTGGCGAACGATGTTGATCTAGATGCCATAGCTTATATGACAGAAGGGTTTAGTGGAGCTGACCTACAAGCTCTCCTGTCGGATGCACAACTTGCAGCAGTTCATGAACATCTGAGTTCAGAGAGTCGTGAAATTGGGAGAATGCCAGTCATATCTGATGCTTTGTTGAAGTCTGTTGCATCAAAAGCAAGACCATCCATTTCTGAATCTGAAAAGCAGAGGCTATACAGTATTTATAGCCAGTTCTTGGATTCAAAGAAATCTGCTGCTGCCCAG TCAAGGGATGCTAAAGGCAAGAGAGCTACTCTAGCATGA